In Paeniglutamicibacter kerguelensis, one genomic interval encodes:
- a CDS encoding DMT family transporter has translation MNRGRMLAIGAITITSILWGTTGTAATFAPDAGPLAIGAAALGIGGILQALIAIPALRAQRGRLRANLPLVAVGAVAVAIYPLAFYSSMHLAGVALGTVVSLASAPLASGVLEWFVQRTPLGRWWMVAAGLGIIGSLLLCLSKMADGPGGAGNTLAGMALGLVAGATYACYSWCARRLMDRGVGRSASMGAVFGVGGILLLPVLVLTGAPLLASTQAFAVAAYMALVPMFLGYVLFGYGLARLGASTATTITLSEPAVAAILAVAIVGETLSPAGWSGLAIIGAALVILALAPANAAASTDDTAPTSPTPARDLQPTPGAKP, from the coding sequence CTCGATCCTGTGGGGCACCACGGGAACCGCGGCCACTTTCGCGCCCGATGCAGGCCCGCTGGCGATCGGGGCCGCGGCACTGGGGATCGGCGGCATCCTGCAGGCCCTCATCGCGATTCCCGCACTGCGGGCACAGCGCGGTCGACTGCGTGCCAACCTGCCTCTGGTCGCCGTGGGCGCCGTGGCGGTGGCGATCTACCCGCTGGCGTTTTACAGCTCGATGCACCTGGCCGGGGTGGCGCTCGGCACCGTTGTGTCCCTGGCCTCGGCCCCGTTGGCTTCCGGGGTGCTGGAATGGTTCGTGCAACGAACCCCGCTCGGCCGGTGGTGGATGGTTGCCGCCGGGCTCGGCATCATCGGCAGCCTGCTGCTGTGCCTGTCCAAGATGGCCGACGGACCCGGTGGCGCCGGAAACACCCTCGCCGGCATGGCACTGGGACTTGTTGCCGGTGCCACTTATGCCTGCTATTCATGGTGCGCCCGACGCCTCATGGATCGAGGCGTCGGGCGCTCCGCCTCGATGGGTGCGGTGTTCGGGGTCGGTGGAATCCTGCTGCTGCCGGTGCTCGTGCTGACCGGCGCACCCTTGCTCGCCAGCACCCAGGCGTTCGCCGTGGCGGCCTACATGGCGCTGGTCCCGATGTTCCTGGGCTATGTGCTTTTCGGATACGGTCTGGCGCGTCTGGGAGCCAGCACCGCAACCACCATCACCCTGAGCGAGCCGGCCGTCGCCGCGATCCTGGCCGTGGCCATCGTCGGGGAAACCCTCAGTCCTGCGGGTTGGAGCGGGCTGGCCATCATCGGCGCGGCACTTGTCATCCTGGCCCTTGCGCCAGCCAACGCCGCAGCTTCAACCGATGACACGGCACCAACCAGCCCCACCCCAGCCCGCGACCTTCAACCGACTCCGGGGGCCAAGCCCTAA
- a CDS encoding flavin monoamine oxidase family protein, which yields MQPEDHRQANRHEGSVSRRTVLGAGAAAAAGLLLTAGASPGESRGNGLGSLNRMWDAIVIGAGAAGLGAARKLSDAGKQVLVIEARDRIGGRMWTDRTSLSIPHERGGELVHGHNVSTWDLIRQQNLKTHRWEDKFAKINTGDSVWNSAKDFDTFHFPQGAPSFPGEIPRPMVGESAETWLARIGIPRSNYPIYFWVIEGDSEQFDVLPATRVAGELEFVLEMQQYSGEMPPEEYGDYRVIGGYDQVLRPLVRGVEIRHSSVVHTIEYRKNRVDVHTNNGSFKSRVVVMAVPGGVLKSGAIKFDPPLPDARRTAIDEISYLPVFKGILEFAEPVVPADPTLPRRWDVAALFSENPPTLWDASLGTPGYKGQLIVTWMTGGKAQELLDLTVAERHQAGLETVRKFAGDPGLKHVGATTYDWSKDRFALGAYPGPFSRRSGLSDPVGGVLFWAGMTTSTIHSSRDSGTKAATLALDALR from the coding sequence ATGCAGCCCGAAGATCACCGGCAGGCGAACCGCCACGAAGGAAGCGTCTCCAGACGTACAGTGCTCGGAGCCGGCGCGGCTGCCGCCGCGGGCCTGTTGTTGACGGCCGGGGCAAGCCCCGGCGAGAGCCGGGGAAACGGCCTGGGATCGCTGAACCGCATGTGGGACGCCATCGTCATCGGCGCCGGTGCCGCGGGGCTCGGAGCTGCCCGCAAGCTCTCGGACGCAGGCAAGCAGGTCCTTGTCATCGAAGCCAGGGACCGGATCGGCGGCCGCATGTGGACCGACCGCACCTCGCTGAGCATTCCACACGAGCGCGGCGGCGAGCTGGTGCACGGCCACAACGTTTCCACCTGGGACTTGATCCGCCAGCAGAACCTGAAGACGCATCGCTGGGAGGACAAGTTCGCCAAGATCAACACGGGCGACAGTGTTTGGAACAGCGCCAAGGACTTTGACACCTTCCACTTCCCGCAGGGCGCGCCGTCATTCCCCGGCGAGATACCTCGACCGATGGTCGGGGAGTCTGCCGAAACCTGGCTGGCAAGGATCGGGATTCCGCGCTCGAACTACCCGATCTATTTCTGGGTCATCGAGGGGGATTCCGAACAGTTCGACGTCCTGCCCGCCACCCGGGTCGCCGGCGAGCTCGAGTTTGTCTTGGAGATGCAGCAGTACTCGGGTGAAATGCCGCCGGAGGAGTACGGCGACTACCGGGTCATCGGCGGATACGACCAGGTCCTCAGGCCGCTGGTGCGCGGCGTGGAAATCCGCCACTCCAGCGTTGTCCACACCATCGAGTACCGCAAGAACCGCGTCGACGTGCACACCAACAACGGTTCGTTCAAGTCCCGCGTGGTGGTCATGGCGGTGCCCGGTGGCGTGCTGAAATCCGGCGCCATCAAGTTTGACCCGCCACTGCCCGACGCGCGCCGCACGGCCATCGATGAGATCAGCTACCTGCCGGTGTTCAAGGGAATCCTTGAATTCGCCGAACCCGTCGTGCCCGCGGACCCGACGCTCCCGCGCCGCTGGGACGTCGCCGCGTTGTTCTCCGAGAACCCGCCGACCCTGTGGGACGCCTCGCTCGGCACCCCGGGATACAAGGGGCAGCTCATCGTCACCTGGATGACCGGAGGGAAGGCGCAGGAGCTGCTTGACCTTACGGTGGCCGAACGGCACCAGGCCGGGCTTGAGACCGTCCGGAAGTTTGCGGGGGACCCGGGGCTGAAGCATGTGGGAGCCACGACCTACGACTGGTCCAAGGACAGGTTTGCGTTGGGCGCCTACCCCGGGCCGTTCTCGCGGCGCAGCGGCCTGAGTGATCCGGTCGGCGGGGTGCTGTTCTGGGCGGGCATGACCACCAGCACCATCCACAGTTCGCGTGATTCGGGAACCAAGGCCGCAACGCTGGCGCTGGACGCACTGCGTTAG